The nucleotide window GCCTCGTCGGCGGCCCATGCGGGGGCGGCCAGGGCCAGCACGGTGCTGGCGCCCAGGCCCAGGGCCAGGCGGTGGAGGGAGCGGCGGTTCATCATGGCGGGCATCCTTTTCTTTTCATTCCTCGGGCGGCAGGCGCCCCGCGTCGTCATCGGCGTCATCCAGCAGCAGCTCCTGGCCGGCCTGCTGGGCACGCATCTGCAGGTAGGCGTCGCGCGTGAAGGCGTATTTGTCGAGCGCGGCGTAGTCCAGCACCGAGGTCACGCCGAGCAGGTTGGCGCGCTTGTTGACGGCGCGCAGCACGTACAGCGAATTGCGCACCGGGATGTCGTTGACCCGGCGCGAGACGATGTCGCCCTCCCAGTCCACGACGAAGCCCGCAGTGTCGCGCACGCTCGACGGCCCGAGCAGCGGCAGCACCAGGTACGGGCCGCTGGGCACGCCCCAGCGCGCCATGGTCAGGCCGAAGTCCTGCTTGTGCCGCTCGACGCCAGCCTCGGAGGCGATGTCGAACAGGCCGCCGATGCCCAGC belongs to Acidovorax sp. YS12 and includes:
- a CDS encoding VacJ family lipoprotein — encoded protein: MTSTTTPSAAARGHVAAAALLGAALLAGCASGPQANPADPFEGYNRAMSRFNDDVDGAVVKPVATAYKDVVPGVARQGVTNVFANLGDAWSFVNNLLQLQLEGAFNSAVRFSVNTVLGIGGLFDIASEAGVERHKQDFGLTMARWGVPSGPYLVLPLLGPSSVRDTAGFVVDWEGDIVSRRVNDIPVRNSLYVLRAVNKRANLLGVTSVLDYAALDKYAFTRDAYLQMRAQQAGQELLLDDADDDAGRLPPEE